The window GAGAGTAGGTGGCGGTGACGATTCCGATGCGCACGCTGCGGGCAGTCTAGCGGGCCGGGAGGGGGCCGTCCCCCGTATCCTGTGGCCCATGAGCGCTCCTGGCCAGCCCCTGATCATTCCGTGCGTGGACATCCAGTCTGGCCGCGCCGTCCGACTGTACGAGGGCGACCCGGAGCGGGAGACCGTGTACTTCGACTCGCCGCTGGACGCCGCCCGCCACTGGGTGAACCTGGGCGCGGGCCTGCTGCACCTCGTGGATCTGGACGCCGCGACGGGCCGGGGGCAGAACCGCGAGGTGATCGAGCAGATCACGCGGGATCTGGGCGTTCCGGTGGAGGTGGGCGGCGGCATCCGGGGCCGCCGGGCCGCCGAGGAACTCCTGCTTCAGGGGGTGGATCGGGTCGTGATCGGCACGGCGGCGGTGACGCACCCGGAACTCGTCGCGGAACTCATCGCGGCGCATGGTGCGGAGCGCGTGGTCGTCAGCCTCGACGCGCGCGGCCTGGAGGTCGCCACGCACGGCTGGGCGGCCGGGAGCGGCGTGAACGTCGCGGAACTCACGCCCCGGCTGGCCGACGCGGGCCTGGAGACGCTGATCTTCACGGACGTGACCCGTGACGGCACCCTCAGAGGTCTGGATCGCGACCTGATGCGGCAGGTGCGGCACCTGTGGGTGAACACCCTGATCGTGGGCGGCGGCGTGGCCAACTTGGATGACGTCCGCCTGCTGCACGAGGAGGGCATCCAGGGGGCCATCGTGGGCCGCGCGATCTACGAGGGCACGTTGCCATACCCGGTGCCGCTGGACTGAGCCGGCCGGAGCGGCACGGGCCTCAGCGTCCCTTCCGGTGCTGCCCGGCAATGCCCAGCACCCGCAGCACCATGACGGCCGGAATGGCCATGATCGCCAGCACCGCGTTCCAGATGGTGCCGCGCACGCTGGGCAGCAGGCGGCCCTCGCCG of the Deinococcus sp. KSM4-11 genome contains:
- the hisA gene encoding 1-(5-phosphoribosyl)-5-[(5-phosphoribosylamino)methylideneamino]imidazole-4-carboxamide isomerase yields the protein MSAPGQPLIIPCVDIQSGRAVRLYEGDPERETVYFDSPLDAARHWVNLGAGLLHLVDLDAATGRGQNREVIEQITRDLGVPVEVGGGIRGRRAAEELLLQGVDRVVIGTAAVTHPELVAELIAAHGAERVVVSLDARGLEVATHGWAAGSGVNVAELTPRLADAGLETLIFTDVTRDGTLRGLDRDLMRQVRHLWVNTLIVGGGVANLDDVRLLHEEGIQGAIVGRAIYEGTLPYPVPLD